One genomic window of Daphnia pulex isolate KAP4 chromosome 10, ASM2113471v1 includes the following:
- the LOC124204458 gene encoding pre-mRNA-splicing factor 38B-like — translation MASSNDEESDSEYVHPRGVPHFPGHERRSNTLPIWGNERTMNLNPLILTNIQTSHYFKTNLSELKTYHEVVDEIYYKVQHLEPWEKGSRKTSGQTGMCGGVRGVGAGGIVSTPYCLLYKLFTLKLTRKQLIGLITHCDSPYIRGLGFMHIRYTQPPADLFGWFQPYLEDEEEIDPKAGGGHPMTIGTMVRQLLTKLDWYDSLFPRIPVPIQINIDRELAKSFPPVQQQRVAQQPELPAATGRDQRDWRREERPSRSPPPRRDNVRSRSRSRERERIRDRSRERDRDSRYRSSRDRDRERRDRDRGSERDSKKQKSSSRHRSRSRDRDQRRRRDDRR, via the exons ATGGCGTCAAGTAATGACGAAGAATCTGATTCGGAATACGTCCATCCAAGAGGAGTACCTCATTTTCCAGGACATGAGAGACGGTCCAACACATTGCCGATATGGGGGAATGAAAGGACTATGAATTTGAACCCCCTCATCCTAACAAACATTCAAACGTCACACTACTTCAAAA CAAATCTGTCAGAATTGAAGACATACCATGAAGTGGTTGACGAAATTTACTACAAAGTTCAACATTTAGAGCCATGGGAGAAAGGTAGTAGAAAAACCTCTGGGCAAACTGGAATGTGTGGTGGG GTTCGTGGAGTTGGTGCTGGTGGAATTGTTTCTACACCTTATTGCCTGTTGTACAAGCTTTTTACTTTAAAGTTAACAAGGAAGCAACTTATAGGATTGATTACTCACTGTGACTCTCCTTACATTCGGGGATTGGGTTTCATGCACATCAG gtacacgcaacctcctgctGATCTCTTTGGTTGGTTTCAGCCTTATTTGGAAGATGAAGAG GAAATCGATCCGAAAGCGGGCGGTGGTCATCCAATGACAATAGGAACGATGGTCCGTCAATTGCTCACAAAACTGGACTGGTATGATAGCCTCTTTCCTCGAATTCCCGTGCCTATTCAG ATAAACATCGATCGTGAATTGGCCAAAAGTTTTCCTCCCGTCCAACAGCAGAGAGTTGCCCAACAACCAGAACTTCCTGCCGCAACGGGCAGGGATCAACGTGATTGGCGCCGTGAAGAACGTCCCTCCCGTTCGCCTCCACCTCGAAGGGATAACGTGCGTTCACGCTCGAGATCACGGGAAAGGGAAAGAATTCGTGACCGCAGTCGAGAAAGAGATCGAGACAGCAGGTATCGCTCAAGTCGTGATCGCGATCGGGAGCGCCGAGATCGCGATCGTGGCTCAGAAAGAGACAGCAAGAAGCAGAAATCATCGAGCCGACATCGAAGTCGAAGCCGAGATCGAGATCAACGAAGACGACGTGACGATCGGCGctaa
- the LOC124204459 gene encoding ribonuclease Oy-like — translation MTSAVKLDLYKWLLAIWMFAVLQLPVHARLMFDVVRTDVSLADWDSLIFTVHWPVTTCLIWKEGKPAHTCILPENHVWTIHGIWPNEEGKEGPFFCNRTWVFDPDRIGTLRPQLLKVWPNIHGNDTDDSLWKHEWEKHGTCAALDPKFGSEELYFNQGIQWVKNYHITKILSQKLVVPSMSTRYNVTMIHNVLQEALGAVPTIGCEFDKDTGNVYLSEIRLCFQRDLTLVDCKHSQRSTGLQSVTNCPTNKMIMYPGKASFTKSSRQHKRMFHNKRRNNLKHVYP, via the exons ATGACTTCAGCTGTCAAACTCGATTTGTACAAATGGCTCTTAGCGATTTGGATGTTTGCTGTGTTACAActaccagtgcacgccag GTTGATGTTTGATGTCGTCCGAACTGATGTCTCTTTGGCTGATTGGGATTCACTCATCTTCACCGTTCACTGGCCTGTAACGACTTGCCTCATCTGGAAAGAAGGAAAGCCGGCCCATACCTGCATTCTGCCAGAGAATCATGTCTGGACCATTCATGGCATCTG GCCAAATGAAGAGGGAAAGGAAGGACCTTTCTTCTGTAACCGAACTTGGGTCTTTGATCCTGATAGGATCGGCACTCTTCGTCCTCAGTTGCTCAAAGTTTGGCCCAACATTCACGGAAACGACACCGACGATTCTTTGTGGAAACACGAGTGGGAGAAGCACGGCACCTGTGCTGCCCTTGATCCCAAATTTGGTTCAGAGGAACTCTATTTCAATCAGGGAATTCAATGG GTGAAGAATTACCATATAACTAAGATACTGTCACAGAAACTGGTTGTTCCATCCATGTCAACTCGGTACAATGTAACAATGATCCACAATGTGCTTCAAGAAGCTTTAGGAGCTGTTCCAACGATTGGCTGTGAATTTgacaaa GATACTGGAAATGTTTACCTGTCAGAGATTAGGCTGTGCTTTCAACGAGATCTAACTTTGGTGGACTGCAAACATAGTCAAAGATCGACAGGCTTGCAGAGTGTTACTAACTGCCCCACCAACAAAATGATAATGTACCCCGGCAAAGCATCATTCACCAAATCCAGCAGGCAACACAAGCGAATGTTTCACAATAAGAGGAGAAATAACTTGAAGCATGTTTATCCATGA
- the LOC124204457 gene encoding speckle-type POZ protein-like isoform X2, which yields MASRPAGCEMLKSECRQLVDRSGRLTFSCEILTGTLVRKTPDSSSNPPAGIALNCSDGLATQFEELFDSMENSDVIFKIGGRPFPAHKLILVTRCQVFAAMFKHETKEKLSNEIEIKDVEPDVFQQLLRFIYTGRLSLETMETMAVALFIAADKYLLDQLKDKCELFLLYKMTPVNCLELLLQADFPNLAKLKEEAAVYFRRHKERVMATDKWKLVEQECPSLLGDIQECILAKIS from the coding sequence atggcatcgCGTCCGGCCGGATGTGAAATGCTCAAATCTGAATGTCGACAGTTGGTCGATCGGTCAGGTCGTCTCACTTTCAGCTGTGAGATTCTTACCGGTACCCTCGTGAGAAAGACACCCGATTCGTCCAGCAATCCTCCAGCAGGTATTGCACTCAACTGCAGCGACGGATTGGCTACTCAGTTCGAAGAATTATTCGACAGTATGGAGAACAGCgacgtcattttcaaaatcggAGGCCGCCCATTTCCCGCCCACAAACTCATTTTAGTGACCAGATGCCAAGTGTTTGCGGCCATGTTCAAGCACGAGACCAAAGAAAAGTTGAGcaacgaaattgaaatcaaagatGTCGAGCCGGACGTGTTCCAGCAGCTGCTGCGCTTCATCTACACGGGCCGACTGAGTTTAGAGACCATGGAAACGATGGCCGTCGCCCTGTTCATCGCGGCGGATAAATATCTGCTGGATCAACTCAAGGACAAGTGCGAACTGTTTCTCCTCTACAAAATGACTCCCGTCAACTGTCTCGAACTTCTCCTTCAGGCCGATTTCCCCAATTTGGCGAAATTAAAGGAAGAAGCGGCCGTCTACTTCCGGCGACACAAAGAACGGGTGATGGCGACAGACAAATGGAAACTGGTGGAACAGGAATGTCCATCTTTGTTGGGTGACATTCAAGAATGCATATTGgcaaaaatttcttaa